The nucleotide sequence TATTTTAGTTAATAATGCAGGGGGACCACCAGCCGGATCATTTGTCGACATGACAGATGAGCAATGGCAACAGGCATTTGAGTTGAATTTATTATCGTACATACGGACAATACGAGAAGCGTTGCCTTACTTGAAAAAACAAGGAGGCAAGATTATTAATATTGCTTCTTCTTCAATTAAAGAGCCGATTTCCGGATTGGTTTTATCGAACACATTTCGTACAGGAATTGTAGGCCTTTCTAAAACGCTGGCAGAAGAGCTGGCTCCTTATGGAATTTTAGTTAATACAGTGGCACCAGGACGCATTGCTACAGATCGTCTGAAATATCTAGATGAGATTAATGCTGAGAAGCAAGGAATTTCCGTTGAGCAATTGGGTGAGCAGATAAAGAAAAGAATACCGCTTGGCCGGTATGGAAAACCGGAAGAGTTTGCTAATGTAGTCGCTTTCTTAGCCTCTGATGCGAACACCTACATGACAGGCAGCAGTTTCTTGGTGGATGGCGGCATGATTCGATCCATTTAACAACAAAAAAATTTCTTTTTATGGTTTAATTCGGCAGGATAGTGGGAAGTATATAACCAAGCATGATCAATTGGAGATTCTCACTCACAACCCCCTTTTCTTGGGACCTGCTGAATGGCAGGTCTTTTTTTGTTGTATATCCGTAGAACATATATGTTTGAAATAATTATTCGTTAGTAAAAGTTACCTGCCTAACATTAGGTAGGTGCTGGTTTTTTAATATAAAGGTGGGAAAATGATGCAGACAATGAAAATTGGGTTTATCGGTACAGGAGTAATGGGAAAAAGCATGGCGCGCCATTTGCAAGAGGCAGGACACCAATTATTTCTTTATACGCGTACAAAAGAGAAGGCGGAGGAATTGCTCACTAAAGGGGCTGTATGGTGCCAAACGCCAGCTGAAGTGTCCGGTCAAACAGATGCAGTATTTACGATTGTCGGCGAGCCTCATGATGTAGAGGAAGTATATTTAGGAGCAGAGGGGATCCTGGCAGGAGGAAGGAAAGGCCAGGTGGTGATCGACATGACCACTTCGCAGCCTAGCCTTGCTCGAAAAATCTATGAACAAGCAAAAGCAAAAGGAATAGATGCTCTGGATGCACCAGTTTCGGGCGGAGATACAGGTGCAAGAAATGGAACGCTTGCTATCATGGTCGGTGGGGACAAAGCTGCATTTGAAAAAGTGTTGCCGCTCCTTCAAACGCTCGGGAGTAATATCATCTATCAAGGAGAAGCGGGAGCAGGGCAACATACAAAGATGAGCAATCAGATAGCTATTGCAACAAATATGATTGGTGTTTGCGAAGCGCTCCTCTATGCACAAAAGGCTGGACTTGATTTGGATAGCGTGTTAAAGAGCATTTCTACAGGGGCAGCAGGCAGTTGGTCTTTATCTAATCTGGCCCCGCGAATGATCCGGGGAGACTTTGCACCGGGTTTTTATGTAAAGCACTTCATAAAGGATATGAGAATAGCGATCGAAGAATCAGAAAAAATGGGATTGGAGCTGCCGGGCCTATCGCTGGCTAAAAAGATGTATGAAGAGCTGGCTTCAAGAGGGGAGGAAGCCAGCGGAACACAAGCACTGTTTAAATATTGGGGATAGGTGAAAAAAGTGCTCGGAGGCGGCTTGACCGGCCGGCTCCAAGCGCTTTTAATTTTTTGTTTTGTTTAAAAATGCCTCGATGCGATCAAGTCCTTTACGTAATTCTTCCATTGAGCAAGCAAAAGAAAGCCGGAAATACCCTTCACCGAACTCGGAAAAGGCGCTGCCAGGAACAACAGCTACTTTTTGTTCCATTGCCAGTTTGTAACAAAAGTCGAAAGAAGAATCTTGCACCCAATCAGGAATAGCAATAAAGAAATAAAAAGCCCCGTCTGGCTTTACAATGTCCAACCCCATATTGGAAAGCCTATCGAATACATAATCCCGCCGCTTTTTATACTCAGCTTGCATCGGTAGAGCATCATTGATGCCAGTTGTCACAGCTTCTAACGCAGCCATTTGTGAGACAGAGGAAGCACAGGATACATTGTATTGGTGGACTTTCAACATATGCTTGGCGATCTCTTCAGGCGCAAATAAGAAGCCGATCCGCCAGCCTGTCATTGCATGTGACTTAGACAGCCCATTTAATACGATGGTTTGCTCTCTTAAAAAAGAAGCAATAGACACATGGGAAGCGTCAAATGTTAATTCGCTATATATTTCATCTGCGATAACAAAAATATCTTTTCCTCTTAAAAGGTCAGCGATCTCTTTTAATTCCGCTTCTGTTAAACTCACACCGGTTGGATTAGACGGATAGGGCAAAATCACTGCTTTTGTTTTATCTGTTAGGGCTCCTTTTATCAACCCTGCAGTTAATTTAAATCCACTTGCCCGTGTATCAACTGTGCGTACAGTTGCTTGGCACATCTGGATAATTGGTTCATAGCCAGGGTAAACGGGACCTGGTAAAATTACTTCATCACCCGGTGACAACAGCGTGCGCAGGGTAATATCGATTGCTTGGCTAGCTCCAACGGTCACAATGACTTCTGATTCGGGAGAATACGATAAATGGTATTTACTATGTACATAATCGGCTGCCGCTTTTCGCAATTCAAGGAGGCCAGCATTATGAGTGTAGGTTGTAAAGTTATCAGCGATTGCTTCTTTGCCCGCTACTTTTACGTGTTCTGGCGTAAGGAAGTCAGGCTGGCCAATTGTAAGAGAGACCATGTCATCAACACCGCCGACCAGATTAAAGAACTTGCGGATTCCAGAAATCTGAATGTTTTTTACTTGTTTATTAATAAGGTGTTCCAATGAGGTTTCCGCCTTTCTGTATGGATATAATATATTGTAGCATTGAACGAGACAGACACCAGTGAAAATGAAGAAAACAATGGAGAAAAATATGATTAAAATTTGTATCTTAAAAACAGACGGTCAACTTGTCTTTGATTCCTCTCTAGAAGAGGTGAAAGCGCAAGATACAGTTTGGTATTGGGTAGATTTCTTCAATCCAGATGAAGAGGAAGCAAAAGTGCTAAAACGTTTTTTTCGTTTTCACCCTCTGGCGGTAGAGGATTGCCTTGACAATCAAAGTGGCCGGCCTAAATTAGACTTTTATAAGGAT is from Bacillus sp. PK3_68 and encodes:
- a CDS encoding SDR family oxidoreductase; protein product: MDGSFQGKTALVLASSQGLGKAIATKLAEEGANVMLASRNGGKLEEVKRQLQRENVSQVDYSVCDITKPEEIKSLVNKTIEKFGTIHILVNNAGGPPAGSFVDMTDEQWQQAFELNLLSYIRTIREALPYLKKQGGKIINIASSSIKEPISGLVLSNTFRTGIVGLSKTLAEELAPYGILVNTVAPGRIATDRLKYLDEINAEKQGISVEQLGEQIKKRIPLGRYGKPEEFANVVAFLASDANTYMTGSSFLVDGGMIRSI
- a CDS encoding NAD(P)-dependent oxidoreductase, whose product is MQTMKIGFIGTGVMGKSMARHLQEAGHQLFLYTRTKEKAEELLTKGAVWCQTPAEVSGQTDAVFTIVGEPHDVEEVYLGAEGILAGGRKGQVVIDMTTSQPSLARKIYEQAKAKGIDALDAPVSGGDTGARNGTLAIMVGGDKAAFEKVLPLLQTLGSNIIYQGEAGAGQHTKMSNQIAIATNMIGVCEALLYAQKAGLDLDSVLKSISTGAAGSWSLSNLAPRMIRGDFAPGFYVKHFIKDMRIAIEESEKMGLELPGLSLAKKMYEELASRGEEASGTQALFKYWG
- a CDS encoding aminotransferase A, which translates into the protein MEHLINKQVKNIQISGIRKFFNLVGGVDDMVSLTIGQPDFLTPEHVKVAGKEAIADNFTTYTHNAGLLELRKAAADYVHSKYHLSYSPESEVIVTVGASQAIDITLRTLLSPGDEVILPGPVYPGYEPIIQMCQATVRTVDTRASGFKLTAGLIKGALTDKTKAVILPYPSNPTGVSLTEAELKEIADLLRGKDIFVIADEIYSELTFDASHVSIASFLREQTIVLNGLSKSHAMTGWRIGFLFAPEEIAKHMLKVHQYNVSCASSVSQMAALEAVTTGINDALPMQAEYKKRRDYVFDRLSNMGLDIVKPDGAFYFFIAIPDWVQDSSFDFCYKLAMEQKVAVVPGSAFSEFGEGYFRLSFACSMEELRKGLDRIEAFLNKTKN